A section of the Amycolatopsis sp. AA4 genome encodes:
- a CDS encoding type I polyketide synthase has protein sequence MTDKSAPSTEQIVAALRQSMTDNERLRADNQRMAARQSEPIAIIGMGCRYPGGVTTPAQLWDLVAGGVDAIGEFPADRGWDTAALHDPTGARPGTTYSNEGGFLYDAADFEPEFFGISPREAVTLDPQQRLLLETAWEAVERAGIVPSTLRGSATGVFTGVMYHDYGAGSSDGSLISGRVSYTLGLEGPSVSVDTACSSSLVAMHLAAQALRRGECSLALAGGVTVMVTPDMFVYFSEQHGLSSDGRCKAFGSGADGVGCSEGAGMLLLERLSDARRNGHHVLAVLRGSAVNSDGASSGITVPNGPAQQRVIRAALADASLELSDVDAVEAHGTGTKLGDPIEAQALISTYGKVATPSRPLYVGSFKSNVGHTQAAAGVGGVIKMVEALRRGVLPPTLHADEPSPHVDWADGTVALLAETTPWPSTDRPRRAAVSSFGISGTNAHVIVEQGDPVPEPSAADGPVTWLLSAPSPDALRAQAAQLADFAPSGSAVDVGLSLATTRTLNEHRAGVVAADREAAARALADYAAGRASSAVVEGVASARRVAFLFTGQGAQRAGMGLDLAAAYPVFAAALDEVAAALDLDVPLRSLLADADRLDQTGYTQPALFAVEVALYRLLESWGIRPAYLLGHSVGEIAAAHVAGVLSLADAGKLVVARARLMQALPAGGAMVAVQATEDEVLPLLTDGVGIAAVNGPRSVVLSGVEEEVLAVAGKFARTSRLRVSHAFHSPLMDPMLDEFAAVARTLTYSEPSVPIVSTVELSANVATPDYWVRQVRAAVRFADGVHALAEAGVDTYVEVGPSAVLTAMGQSCADGVGAGGGAGGPEGGAASANTAATLANATFIPVLRKDRAEAESAAAAVATLFTLGAPVDWAAFYPGAHVVELPTYAFQRKRYWLDNPTGARTRGVAEVGQREAAHPLLGAVVGTADSGGVVLTGRLSLAAQPWLADHVVQGNALFPGTAFVELAVRAGDEVGCGRVDELTLAAPLILPENGAVRLQVTVGAEEDDGTRALGIFSQPEDADEWTQHGSGRLSPAGAPSAATAEWPPAGATEIDVTSRYDDLAAQGFDYGPVFAGLRRAWQAGDVLAAEVALPEHADGSAFGLHPALLDAALHTIGLAGPTEDKPVLPFAWSGVSLYAGGAANLRVLISSDVENTVSLTATDASGAPVLRVDSLALRPIADDAFAAAERSAVDDSLFRVDWIPWQGDEVTAVTTAILGNDAFGLGGESYVDLNALLEAIHDGALVPDVVYVPFAAPETATPEGARAAVHHLLALAQAWVAEDVLAASRLVVVASGAIATRPDEGAPDLTHAALWGVIRTAQLEYPDRFMVVDLDNGPVPIGSVLGAMYADEPGVAVRDGAVLVHRLAKYVPSGTVAFDPDGTVLVTGGTGVLGQLIARHLVAEHGVRHLLVTSRRGPAAPGADEFVASLTELGAAVSLVACDLSSRDAVADLLADVPSAHPLTAVIHTAGVVDDGVLLSLTPERMDAVLRPKVDAAWHLHELTASLDLSAFVLYSSAGGTLGAAGQANYSAANVFLDALAHHRAASGLPAVSLAWGLWSEGGMSGDLADTDLIRMARSGVFGLSFADGLELFDATAAAGQPSLVPVRLDMSGLRADAHSVPAMLRGLIRGRRRVEVVDDSWNQVLRLSGAERVRAAVDLVCGTAAVVLGHERRDAVDPRKGFIELGFDSLTAIELRNRLDVLTGMRLPATLIFDYPSVQVLGEHLVADGAPSAVEIQLDALEDVVRGLEPDEVSGVVTRLKAVLASLAPDEEVEGASADELFALLDEELEAR, from the coding sequence GTGACCGACAAGTCCGCTCCTTCGACCGAGCAGATCGTCGCCGCGCTGCGGCAGTCCATGACGGACAACGAACGGCTCCGTGCGGACAACCAGCGGATGGCCGCCCGGCAGTCCGAGCCGATCGCGATCATCGGCATGGGCTGCCGGTACCCCGGCGGGGTGACCACGCCCGCGCAGCTGTGGGACCTGGTGGCCGGCGGGGTCGACGCGATCGGCGAGTTCCCGGCCGACCGCGGCTGGGACACCGCCGCCCTGCACGACCCGACCGGCGCCCGGCCGGGCACGACGTACTCGAACGAAGGCGGTTTCCTTTACGACGCCGCCGATTTCGAGCCGGAGTTCTTCGGCATCAGCCCGCGCGAGGCAGTTACGCTGGACCCGCAGCAGCGGCTGCTGCTCGAGACCGCGTGGGAAGCCGTCGAACGCGCCGGGATCGTGCCGTCGACCCTGCGCGGCAGCGCGACCGGAGTGTTCACCGGCGTCATGTACCACGACTACGGCGCGGGCAGCAGCGACGGCAGCCTGATCTCCGGGCGCGTCTCGTACACGCTCGGCCTCGAAGGCCCATCGGTGTCGGTGGACACCGCCTGCTCGTCCTCGCTGGTCGCGATGCACCTTGCCGCACAAGCACTCCGGCGCGGCGAATGCTCGCTGGCGCTGGCGGGCGGCGTAACGGTGATGGTCACGCCGGACATGTTCGTGTACTTCAGCGAACAACACGGCCTGTCCTCTGATGGCCGCTGCAAGGCCTTCGGCAGCGGCGCGGACGGCGTCGGCTGTTCTGAAGGCGCCGGAATGCTGTTGCTGGAAAGGCTTTCCGACGCTCGGCGCAACGGGCACCACGTGCTCGCGGTGCTGCGCGGCAGCGCGGTGAACTCGGACGGTGCTTCCAGCGGGATCACCGTGCCGAACGGCCCGGCTCAGCAGCGGGTAATCCGGGCTGCCCTGGCCGATGCCTCGCTGGAACTGTCCGATGTGGACGCTGTGGAAGCGCACGGGACCGGCACCAAGCTAGGGGACCCGATCGAGGCACAAGCCCTGATCTCCACCTACGGCAAGGTCGCTACTCCTTCGCGCCCGTTGTATGTCGGCTCGTTCAAGTCGAACGTCGGACACACGCAGGCCGCGGCCGGGGTCGGCGGGGTCATCAAAATGGTGGAGGCACTCCGGCGAGGGGTCCTGCCGCCGACGCTGCACGCGGACGAGCCTTCACCGCACGTCGACTGGGCGGACGGCACCGTCGCGCTGCTGGCCGAAACGACGCCGTGGCCGTCGACCGACCGTCCCCGGCGGGCTGCCGTTTCGTCCTTCGGCATCAGCGGGACGAACGCCCATGTGATTGTCGAGCAAGGCGATCCGGTCCCTGAACCTTCCGCCGCGGACGGCCCGGTCACCTGGCTGCTCTCGGCTCCCTCACCGGACGCCCTGCGGGCTCAAGCTGCCCAACTGGCCGATTTCGCTCCCTCAGGCTCCGCGGTTGATGTCGGGCTTTCCCTTGCCACGACCCGAACCCTCAACGAACACCGCGCTGGCGTGGTGGCCGCTGATCGGGAAGCCGCTGCTCGTGCGCTGGCCGATTATGCAGCAGGCCGCGCTTCCTCCGCGGTGGTCGAAGGCGTGGCTTCCGCTCGTCGCGTCGCTTTCCTCTTCACCGGCCAAGGCGCGCAACGAGCTGGCATGGGTCTCGACTTGGCCGCTGCGTACCCGGTCTTCGCCGCTGCCCTGGACGAGGTCGCCGCTGCGCTGGACCTGGACGTCCCCTTGCGTTCCCTGCTCGCCGACGCGGACCGGCTCGACCAGACCGGATACACGCAGCCCGCTCTGTTCGCGGTGGAAGTCGCGCTGTACCGCCTCTTGGAGTCGTGGGGCATCCGGCCTGCCTACCTGCTGGGCCACTCCGTCGGAGAGATCGCCGCCGCGCACGTCGCTGGAGTGCTTTCCCTTGCGGATGCCGGAAAACTGGTAGTCGCCCGGGCTCGGTTGATGCAGGCCCTCCCCGCAGGCGGCGCGATGGTTGCGGTGCAGGCTACCGAGGACGAGGTCCTTCCGCTACTAACCGATGGTGTAGGAATCGCCGCCGTGAACGGCCCTAGGTCGGTGGTATTGTCGGGAGTAGAAGAAGAAGTACTTGCGGTTGCTGGGAAATTTGCTCGAACTTCGCGGTTGCGAGTGTCGCACGCGTTCCACTCACCGCTCATGGACCCGATGCTGGACGAGTTCGCCGCGGTGGCGCGCACGCTGACGTACTCCGAGCCATCGGTGCCCATCGTGTCCACAGTGGAACTCTCGGCGAACGTCGCGACGCCGGACTACTGGGTGCGCCAGGTCCGCGCAGCAGTCCGCTTCGCCGACGGCGTGCACGCGCTGGCCGAGGCCGGGGTAGACACGTACGTCGAGGTGGGCCCGAGCGCGGTGCTGACCGCGATGGGACAGAGCTGTGCTGATGGGGTTGGGGCGGGGGGAGGGGCGGGCGGGCCCGAGGGCGGTGCCGCCAGCGCCAACACCGCCGCCACTCTCGCCAATGCCACCTTCATCCCTGTCCTGCGCAAAGACCGAGCCGAAGCAGAGTCCGCCGCCGCCGCGGTCGCGACCCTGTTCACGCTCGGCGCACCCGTCGACTGGGCCGCGTTCTATCCGGGCGCGCACGTGGTCGAGTTGCCCACTTACGCCTTCCAGCGCAAGCGTTACTGGCTGGACAACCCGACCGGCGCGCGGACTCGCGGCGTGGCCGAGGTCGGACAGCGGGAAGCCGCGCATCCGCTGCTCGGCGCGGTGGTCGGCACCGCGGACTCCGGTGGCGTCGTCCTCACCGGACGGCTTTCGCTGGCCGCGCAGCCATGGCTGGCCGACCACGTCGTCCAGGGCAACGCGTTGTTCCCCGGCACGGCGTTCGTCGAACTGGCCGTCCGCGCGGGCGACGAGGTCGGCTGCGGCCGAGTGGACGAACTCACCCTCGCCGCACCGCTCATTCTGCCGGAAAACGGCGCGGTGCGGCTGCAGGTGACCGTCGGCGCGGAGGAAGACGACGGCACCCGAGCGCTGGGAATCTTCTCCCAGCCCGAGGACGCCGACGAATGGACCCAGCACGGCAGCGGCCGCCTCTCCCCAGCCGGTGCACCGTCCGCGGCAACCGCGGAATGGCCGCCCGCCGGAGCGACGGAAATCGACGTGACCTCGCGGTACGACGACCTGGCCGCACAAGGCTTCGACTACGGCCCGGTTTTCGCCGGCCTGCGTCGAGCCTGGCAAGCGGGCGACGTGCTGGCCGCCGAGGTCGCGCTGCCCGAGCACGCCGACGGCAGCGCATTCGGCTTGCACCCCGCGTTGCTCGACGCCGCCCTGCACACGATCGGCCTCGCCGGCCCGACCGAGGACAAGCCAGTCCTGCCCTTCGCGTGGTCCGGCGTCTCGCTGTACGCCGGCGGCGCGGCAAACCTGCGCGTGCTGATCTCGTCGGACGTCGAGAACACCGTCTCGCTCACCGCGACGGACGCGTCCGGCGCACCCGTGCTCCGCGTGGATTCGCTGGCGCTGCGCCCCATCGCCGACGACGCGTTCGCCGCCGCCGAGCGTTCCGCCGTGGACGATTCGCTCTTCCGCGTCGACTGGATCCCATGGCAGGGCGACGAAGTCACCGCGGTCACGACCGCGATCCTGGGCAACGACGCCTTCGGCCTGGGCGGCGAGTCCTATGTGGACCTCAACGCCCTCCTGGAAGCAATCCACGACGGCGCTCTGGTCCCAGACGTCGTGTACGTACCCTTCGCCGCCCCGGAAACCGCCACGCCGGAAGGCGCTCGCGCGGCCGTTCACCACCTCCTCGCCTTGGCCCAAGCCTGGGTCGCCGAGGATGTACTAGCCGCCTCGCGCCTGGTCGTCGTCGCCTCCGGTGCGATCGCCACTCGCCCGGACGAGGGCGCGCCCGACCTCACCCACGCGGCACTGTGGGGCGTGATCCGCACCGCGCAACTCGAGTACCCGGACCGATTCATGGTCGTAGACCTGGACAACGGCCCGGTCCCGATCGGCTCGGTCCTCGGCGCGATGTACGCCGACGAACCCGGCGTCGCAGTCCGCGACGGCGCCGTTTTGGTGCACCGCCTGGCAAAATACGTGCCGTCCGGCACCGTCGCCTTCGACCCGGACGGAACCGTCCTGGTCACCGGCGGCACCGGCGTGCTAGGCCAGCTGATCGCCCGGCACCTGGTCGCCGAACACGGCGTCCGCCACCTGCTCGTCACCAGCCGTCGCGGCCCCGCCGCTCCCGGAGCCGACGAGTTCGTCGCCTCCTTGACCGAACTGGGCGCCGCAGTCTCCCTGGTGGCCTGCGACCTGTCCTCCCGAGACGCCGTCGCGGACCTCCTCGCCGACGTCCCGTCCGCCCACCCGCTGACCGCGGTAATCCACACCGCGGGCGTCGTCGACGATGGCGTGCTCCTGTCGCTGACCCCGGAACGGATGGACGCCGTCCTCCGCCCGAAGGTCGACGCCGCGTGGCACCTGCACGAACTGACCGCGTCCCTGGACCTGTCCGCCTTCGTGCTGTACTCGTCGGCAGGCGGAACCCTGGGCGCCGCGGGCCAAGCCAATTACTCCGCCGCGAACGTCTTCCTAGACGCCCTTGCACACCACCGCGCCGCGAGCGGTTTGCCAGCCGTCTCACTCGCCTGGGGCCTGTGGTCCGAAGGCGGCATGTCCGGCGACCTGGCCGACACCGACCTGATCCGCATGGCCCGGTCCGGCGTTTTCGGCCTGTCCTTCGCCGACGGCCTGGAACTCTTCGACGCGACAGCAGCCGCCGGCCAACCGTCACTCGTGCCGGTCCGCCTCGACATGTCGGGCCTGCGCGCCGACGCCCACAGCGTCCCCGCAATGCTGCGCGGCCTGATCCGAGGCCGCCGCCGAGTCGAGGTCGTCGACGATTCCTGGAACCAGGTGCTGCGCCTGTCCGGTGCCGAACGAGTACGGGCCGCCGTTGACCTGGTCTGCGGCACCGCCGCCGTAGTCCTGGGCCACGAACGCCGAGACGCAGTAGACCCGAGAAAGGGCTTTATCGAACTCGGCTTCGACTCGCTCACCGCCATCGAACTGCGCAACCGCCTGGACGTCCTCACCGGCATGCGCCTGCCCGCGACGCTGATCTTCGACTACCCGTCCGTGCAGGTGCTGGGTGAACACCTTGTTGCGGACGGTGCCCCGTCCGCAGTCGAGATCCAGTTGGACGCCCTCGAAGACGTCGTACGTGGCCTGGAGCCAGACGAGGTCTCCGGAGTGGTGACGCGCCTGAAGGCAGTACTGGCGTCGCTGGCTCCCGACGAGGAGGTAGAAGGAGCCAGCGCTGACGAGCTGTTCGCGCTGCTGGACGAGGAACTGGAAGCCCGCTAA